From the genome of Leptolyngbya iicbica LK, one region includes:
- a CDS encoding glycoside hydrolase family 13 protein, with amino-acid sequence MTIRTPEWVKHAVFYQIFPDRFARSQPPHHCPEMAVTLEPWDTAPTLAGYKGGNFWGIIDKLDYLQSLGINAIYLTPIFQSTCNHRYHTHDYYRVDPLLGGNEAFAEFLAAAHDRHIRVVLDGVFNHASRGFFFFNDILENGPHSPWLDWFKVERWPLSAYDGRLPANYVSWVNNRALPQFNHDNPAVREYIMQIGEYWIRQGIDGWRLDVPFEVKTPGFWEEFRDRIKAINPEAYIVGEVWKPAAEWLDGKTFDAVMNYVFAGPTMAFAAGDRVVLKHAEIPDYYPYPALDAAGYQAKIEELLDLYDWEIHQVQLNLISSHDIARALTVMGDDVASMQLAVLLQMTFPGAPCIYYGDEVGLRGSLDPDCRWAFPAEEKWDTDLLKHHQALIQLRHQHPALRTGAYHPLMADGLLYGFVRQHSQEVLVVLVNSGEGDRTIDLSQVAPGLGDRWQVLYGPLTVESKTEETQSVITVPSRSGGILTRLEPAA; translated from the coding sequence ATGACTATCCGGACACCAGAATGGGTTAAACACGCAGTTTTTTACCAAATTTTTCCGGATCGCTTTGCTCGATCGCAGCCACCACATCACTGTCCTGAGATGGCGGTCACGTTAGAACCTTGGGATACGGCCCCTACTCTCGCCGGATACAAAGGGGGGAATTTTTGGGGCATCATCGACAAGCTCGACTATTTGCAATCGTTAGGCATCAACGCGATTTACCTGACACCGATTTTTCAGTCCACTTGCAACCACCGTTACCACACCCACGACTATTACCGGGTGGATCCCTTACTGGGCGGCAACGAAGCCTTTGCTGAATTCTTGGCGGCGGCCCACGATCGCCACATTCGGGTCGTGCTCGACGGAGTCTTCAATCACGCCAGTCGCGGCTTTTTCTTTTTCAACGACATTCTGGAAAATGGCCCCCATTCGCCCTGGTTAGACTGGTTTAAGGTGGAAAGATGGCCCCTCTCAGCCTACGACGGTAGACTGCCTGCCAACTACGTGAGTTGGGTGAATAATCGAGCGCTGCCGCAGTTTAATCACGACAATCCGGCGGTGCGGGAATACATCATGCAAATTGGCGAATACTGGATTCGTCAGGGCATTGATGGCTGGCGGTTGGATGTCCCCTTTGAAGTCAAGACTCCAGGCTTTTGGGAAGAATTTCGCGATCGCATCAAAGCCATCAATCCCGAAGCCTACATCGTCGGTGAAGTGTGGAAACCGGCAGCGGAATGGCTGGATGGCAAAACCTTCGACGCGGTTATGAACTATGTGTTTGCGGGGCCGACGATGGCCTTTGCGGCGGGCGATCGCGTTGTGCTGAAACATGCCGAGATCCCCGATTACTATCCCTACCCGGCTTTAGATGCAGCGGGGTATCAGGCCAAAATTGAGGAGCTACTCGACCTCTACGATTGGGAAATTCATCAGGTTCAACTCAACCTGATTTCCAGTCATGACATTGCCCGGGCGTTAACGGTCATGGGGGACGATGTCGCAAGCATGCAACTGGCCGTGCTGCTACAGATGACTTTTCCAGGCGCGCCCTGCATTTATTACGGCGATGAAGTGGGGCTCAGAGGCAGCCTCGACCCTGACTGTCGCTGGGCGTTTCCCGCTGAGGAAAAGTGGGACACCGACCTGCTGAAACACCACCAAGCCCTCATTCAATTACGTCACCAGCACCCAGCCCTGCGCACGGGAGCATACCATCCCCTCATGGCCGACGGTTTGCTTTACGGGTTTGTGCGTCAGCATTCCCAAGAAGTTTTAGTGGTATTAGTCAATAGCGGTGAGGGCGATCGCACGATTGATTTAAGCCAGGTAGCACCGGGCCTGGGCGATCGTTGGCAAGTGCTTTACGGTCCACTGACCGTTGAGTCAAAAACTGAAGAGACCCAGTCAGTCATTACTGTCCCTAGTCGTTCGGGTGGGATTTTGACTCGACTTGAGCCTGCTGCCTAG
- a CDS encoding calcium/sodium antiporter: MSIPVVLSLIAGLVLLVAGAEGFVRGAAKLAAVIGLSPLVIGLTVVSYGTSAPELAVSLQASFQGQAEIALGNVIGSNIFNILMTLGIAAIVVPLTVAQQIIRLDVPIMIGVTVLMLMFAVDGELGRFDGVILLVGSVVYTAFLVYQSRKESDVAVQAEYEQEYAGTAQRNWQQALKNVLMLVVGLIVLVVGANLLVFGATAIAESFGVSQLIIGLTIVAIGTSLPELATSLVACYRGERDIAVGNVVGSNIFNILTILGVTATFHGVPVSNAAISFDIPVMLAVAIASLPIFYTGNRISRWEGLLFVSYYVAYTAYLGLNAVGHEKLGLFSNVMLLFVIPLTVITLFTIVLRRPNGLTTAKEAQAARQQAQVESKSHPND; this comes from the coding sequence ATGAGTATTCCGGTTGTTTTGTCCTTGATTGCTGGCCTCGTGTTGCTCGTTGCTGGGGCCGAGGGGTTTGTTCGTGGAGCCGCCAAGCTAGCGGCTGTCATTGGCCTATCGCCCCTGGTGATTGGCTTAACAGTGGTGAGCTATGGCACTAGCGCCCCCGAGTTGGCGGTGAGTTTGCAAGCCAGTTTTCAGGGACAAGCCGAAATTGCTCTAGGCAATGTGATTGGCAGCAACATCTTTAACATTTTGATGACCCTGGGCATTGCCGCGATCGTGGTGCCTTTGACTGTCGCTCAGCAGATTATCCGCCTCGATGTGCCCATCATGATTGGCGTTACAGTGCTGATGCTGATGTTTGCGGTGGATGGTGAATTGGGTCGGTTTGATGGCGTGATTTTGCTGGTGGGTAGCGTCGTCTACACCGCCTTTCTGGTGTATCAGAGCCGCAAAGAGTCAGATGTGGCGGTGCAGGCAGAGTACGAGCAAGAATATGCGGGAACCGCTCAACGCAACTGGCAGCAAGCTCTAAAAAACGTGTTGATGTTGGTCGTGGGACTCATCGTGTTAGTGGTCGGGGCCAATCTGCTGGTATTTGGGGCCACGGCGATCGCTGAGTCCTTTGGCGTGAGTCAGCTGATTATTGGCCTCACAATCGTCGCCATTGGGACTTCTTTGCCAGAACTCGCGACCTCACTGGTGGCCTGCTATCGGGGGGAACGCGACATCGCCGTGGGCAACGTTGTCGGCAGCAACATTTTCAATATTTTGACGATTTTAGGCGTGACGGCGACCTTTCATGGTGTCCCGGTGTCTAACGCGGCCATTAGTTTTGACATTCCGGTAATGCTAGCGGTGGCGATCGCCTCTCTGCCCATTTTTTACACGGGAAACCGCATCTCTCGCTGGGAAGGACTATTGTTCGTCAGCTACTACGTGGCGTATACCGCTTATCTGGGATTGAATGCCGTCGGCCATGAAAAGTTAGGGCTGTTTAGCAATGTCATGTTGCTGTTTGTCATTCCTCTTACGGTGATTACGCTGTTTACGATTGTGCTGCGGCGACCCAACGGACTGACCACGGCAAAAGAAGCTCAAGCCGCTAGGCAGCAGGCTCAAGTCGAGTCAAAATCCCACCCGAACGACTAG
- a CDS encoding Npun_F5749 family FMN-dependent PPOX-type flavoprotein — protein MSLAPWRSPLARALHRNRSKAYSRYPQLATVAADGRPANRTVVFRDFLPDTDSLLFVTDVRSAKVQHIAQQPYGELCWYFTKTREQFRLNGHLSLITAQDHDAAAGQIRQNLWDKLSTNGRQQFAWPNPGEPRTEGGYEPLDLALSPPLSPFAVLILAPEQVDHLELRGEPQNRHQYWQTADGGWRSQAINP, from the coding sequence ATGTCACTCGCCCCTTGGCGATCGCCCCTAGCCCGCGCCTTGCACCGTAATCGCAGCAAGGCTTACAGTCGTTATCCACAACTGGCGACCGTTGCCGCTGACGGTCGCCCGGCTAATCGCACGGTAGTCTTTCGCGACTTTTTGCCCGATACCGATAGTTTGCTATTCGTCACCGATGTCCGCAGCGCTAAGGTGCAGCACATTGCCCAGCAGCCCTACGGTGAGCTCTGTTGGTATTTCACGAAAACGCGAGAACAGTTTCGCCTGAACGGTCACCTTAGTCTCATAACCGCTCAGGATCATGACGCCGCCGCTGGCCAAATCCGTCAGAATTTATGGGACAAGCTCTCGACTAACGGGCGACAACAGTTTGCCTGGCCCAACCCCGGTGAGCCGCGCACCGAGGGGGGGTATGAGCCGCTTGATTTGGCGTTGTCGCCACCGCTATCCCCTTTTGCGGTGCTGATTTTGGCCCCGGAGCAAGTCGATCATTTAGAACTGCGCGGTGAGCCGCAAAATCGCCATCAATATTGGCAGACCGCTGACGGTGGGTGGCGATCGCAGGCCATCAATCCCTAA
- a CDS encoding hemolysin family protein, producing the protein MLAQTDVPLLIVNPGLTGPAIAARLFSVLALIGINAFFVAAEFSIVSVRRSRINQLAEAGDIQARTVQSFQRSLDQLLSTTQIGITLSSLALGWIGESTIATVLLQLFHYLSLTLPYLGVIAHSLSILLAFVLIAYLQIVLGELCPKAVAMLYPEQLARIFGPLSLTVARLFAPFVWILNQSTWWLLRLFGIRYSGNQSWYSRVTPEELQLIIRTTTESPGLDEEERELLNNVFEFRDVTAGEVMTPRTQIDALPKTATLQEALAAIAATGHSQFPVIGDSLDDVAGILSLKDLVGPLARQEATHTSSINDWIRPARFVPEYTQLHDLLQIMQKSGKSMVMVVDEFGGTAGLLTLTDVTGEIIGDSNEMEEDVDVLVSMLDDQAFRVQAQTYIEEVNELLGVALPVAEEYQTLAGFLIHQLQKIPVIGDKVFYDQFEWTVTAVDGPKVLEVMAKRRS; encoded by the coding sequence ATGCTTGCTCAGACGGATGTGCCGTTGCTAATTGTGAATCCTGGGCTGACGGGGCCAGCGATCGCGGCTCGTCTATTTTCTGTGTTGGCCTTAATTGGGATTAACGCCTTTTTTGTCGCGGCGGAGTTTTCCATCGTGTCCGTGCGGCGATCGCGCATCAACCAACTGGCCGAAGCAGGCGACATTCAAGCTCGAACGGTGCAAAGCTTTCAACGCAGTTTGGATCAACTGCTCTCCACCACCCAAATTGGCATCACGCTTTCCAGCTTGGCTTTGGGGTGGATCGGCGAATCCACCATCGCCACCGTATTGCTGCAACTGTTTCACTATTTGTCATTAACGCTGCCCTATCTCGGGGTGATTGCCCATTCCCTCTCAATTTTGCTGGCCTTTGTGCTGATTGCCTATTTGCAAATTGTCTTGGGTGAGCTGTGTCCCAAAGCGGTGGCGATGCTGTATCCCGAGCAGTTGGCCCGCATCTTTGGCCCCCTGAGCCTAACCGTCGCCCGATTGTTTGCCCCCTTCGTGTGGATTCTCAATCAATCCACCTGGTGGTTGTTGCGCTTGTTTGGCATTCGCTACAGCGGTAACCAAAGCTGGTACAGCCGCGTCACCCCCGAAGAGTTGCAGCTCATTATCCGCACCACGACCGAATCGCCGGGGCTGGATGAAGAGGAACGCGAACTGCTCAATAACGTGTTTGAATTTCGCGATGTCACCGCCGGGGAAGTGATGACTCCCCGGACGCAAATTGACGCTTTGCCCAAAACGGCCACCTTGCAAGAAGCGTTGGCCGCGATCGCGGCAACCGGCCATTCCCAATTCCCAGTCATCGGTGACTCGCTGGACGATGTCGCCGGTATCTTGTCCCTCAAAGATTTGGTCGGACCACTGGCGCGCCAGGAAGCCACCCATACCAGCTCGATCAACGACTGGATTCGTCCCGCTCGCTTTGTGCCGGAATACACCCAGCTCCACGACCTGTTGCAAATCATGCAAAAGTCGGGCAAGTCGATGGTGATGGTGGTGGATGAATTTGGCGGCACCGCTGGCCTGCTGACGCTGACCGATGTCACGGGCGAAATTATTGGCGATAGCAACGAGATGGAAGAAGACGTCGACGTCTTGGTCAGCATGTTAGATGACCAGGCGTTTCGAGTGCAGGCTCAGACCTACATCGAAGAGGTCAACGAACTGTTGGGAGTGGCGTTGCCCGTCGCCGAAGAATACCAAACATTGGCGGGGTTCCTCATTCACCAGTTGCAGAAAATCCCCGTCATTGGCGACAAAGTCTTTTACGACCAGTTTGAGTGGACGGTCACCGCCGTCGATGGTCCAAAGGTGTTGGAAGTGATGGCCAAGCGGCGATCGTAA
- the hemF gene encoding oxygen-dependent coproporphyrinogen oxidase yields MTTSSAPNQTQAPTATPAPPPADSRDRVSAFMQGIQDEICAGLEVLDGEAQFQQDQWERPEGGGGRSRVIKNGGVFEQGGVNFSEVWGQQLPPSILVQRPEAAGHGFYATGTSMVLHPRNPYIPTVHLNYRYFEAGPVWWFGGGIDLTPYYPDVQDVKHFHQTLKDACDRHHPDYYPDFKLWCDEYFYLKHRDETRGVGGIFFDYQDGRGELYRGPDENGPAAQYSQKLGELPQRSWEDLFNFVNDCGKAFLPAYVPIAEAHKHQAYGDRERDFQLYRRGRYVEFNLVYDRGTIFGLQTNGRTESILMSLPPLVRWEYSYQPEPNTPEQQLYDIFLKPQDWLGGNVTA; encoded by the coding sequence ATGACCACTTCTTCTGCACCCAACCAGACTCAAGCGCCGACCGCTACACCGGCTCCCCCGCCTGCTGACTCCCGCGATCGCGTGAGTGCATTTATGCAGGGCATTCAAGACGAAATTTGTGCGGGCCTCGAAGTGCTGGATGGCGAAGCGCAATTCCAGCAAGACCAGTGGGAGCGACCCGAAGGTGGCGGCGGGCGATCACGCGTCATCAAAAATGGCGGCGTCTTTGAGCAGGGCGGCGTTAACTTTTCGGAAGTGTGGGGTCAGCAACTCCCGCCCAGCATTTTGGTGCAGCGTCCGGAAGCGGCGGGCCACGGGTTCTACGCGACGGGCACCTCGATGGTGTTGCACCCGCGCAATCCTTACATTCCCACCGTTCACCTCAACTATCGCTACTTTGAGGCCGGGCCAGTGTGGTGGTTTGGTGGCGGCATCGACCTCACCCCTTACTATCCTGATGTGCAGGATGTGAAGCACTTTCACCAAACGCTGAAGGATGCCTGCGATCGCCATCATCCTGACTACTACCCCGACTTTAAGCTGTGGTGCGACGAGTACTTTTATCTCAAGCATCGAGATGAAACTCGCGGCGTGGGGGGGATCTTCTTCGACTATCAAGACGGACGTGGCGAACTCTATCGCGGTCCCGATGAAAACGGCCCTGCCGCTCAATACAGTCAAAAGTTGGGCGAACTACCCCAGCGCAGTTGGGAAGACCTCTTTAACTTTGTGAATGACTGTGGCAAAGCCTTTTTGCCCGCTTATGTGCCGATCGCTGAAGCCCATAAACATCAGGCGTATGGCGATCGCGAGCGCGATTTTCAGCTCTATCGTCGAGGGCGTTATGTCGAGTTCAACTTGGTCTATGACCGGGGCACCATCTTTGGCTTGCAAACCAATGGCCGCACCGAGTCAATTCTGATGTCGCTGCCGCCCCTCGTCCGGTGGGAATACAGCTATCAACCCGAGCCGAACACTCCCGAACAGCAGCTCTACGACATCTTCTTGAAGCCTCAAGACTGGCTTGGTGGCAACGTTACGGCGTAG